A single Candidatus Sulfotelmatobacter sp. DNA region contains:
- a CDS encoding FAD-dependent oxidoreductase, with protein MSKPVILAVDDDAEVLAAIERDLRQRYRSDYRVIKAASGAEALEAARQLATRNAPIALFLVDQRMPAMSGLELLQQVRALHPGSRRVLLTAYADTGVAIAGINEIGLDHYLMKPWDPPEQRLYPVLDDLLSEWRAQARPSFEGIRVLGSAWSPESYAVKEFLSRNLVPYQWVDLERDPAARELAQSLAGDLARQPIVLFPDGTHLVAPEPVELAERAGLQTHAQRPFYDVIVIGGGPAGLANALYAASEGLRAVLVESRAPGGQAGTSSMIENYLGFPSGVTGADLAQRASAQARRFGAELLTAQEVVGLRRVDPYRFVRLADGTELSAYAVVIATGMGVRTLDAPGLQPLHGRGVYYGAAMTEASTYRAKDIAVVGGANSAGQGALFFSRYVRRVTMLVRAPDLAPSMSRYLIDRIRAAPNIEVLNGVEVAEAHGDSRLESVTIRLADSGETRRLASSALFIFIGVQPHTAAFAGTLELDDAGFILTGADLPREHGQPRGWTLERAPMMFETSVPGVFAAGDVRAGANRRVAAAVGEGSAAIYSVHRYLRTV; from the coding sequence ATGAGCAAGCCCGTCATTCTCGCGGTTGATGACGACGCGGAGGTGTTGGCGGCCATCGAACGGGACCTCCGCCAGCGCTACCGTTCCGACTACCGCGTGATCAAGGCCGCTTCGGGCGCGGAGGCGCTCGAAGCCGCGCGCCAGCTTGCGACGCGCAACGCGCCCATCGCCCTGTTCCTCGTCGACCAGAGGATGCCGGCGATGTCGGGGCTCGAGCTGCTCCAGCAGGTGCGAGCGCTCCACCCCGGCTCACGGCGGGTGCTGCTCACCGCCTACGCCGACACCGGCGTCGCGATCGCCGGCATCAACGAGATCGGCCTCGACCACTATCTGATGAAGCCCTGGGACCCGCCCGAGCAGCGGCTCTATCCGGTGCTCGACGATCTGCTCTCGGAATGGCGCGCACAGGCCCGCCCTTCCTTCGAGGGCATCCGCGTGCTGGGTTCGGCGTGGTCGCCCGAGTCCTATGCGGTGAAGGAATTCCTCTCGCGCAATCTGGTGCCTTACCAGTGGGTGGATCTCGAGCGCGACCCGGCCGCCCGGGAGCTGGCGCAATCGTTGGCCGGGGACCTGGCCCGACAACCGATCGTGCTGTTTCCCGATGGGACCCATCTCGTGGCTCCGGAGCCGGTCGAGCTGGCGGAGCGGGCGGGACTTCAGACCCACGCCCAGCGCCCTTTCTACGACGTGATCGTGATCGGTGGCGGGCCGGCGGGCCTGGCGAACGCGCTGTACGCCGCGTCCGAGGGACTCCGCGCCGTGCTGGTGGAATCGCGCGCGCCCGGTGGGCAGGCCGGCACCAGCTCGATGATCGAGAACTATCTGGGCTTCCCGTCCGGGGTGACGGGCGCCGACCTCGCGCAGCGCGCCAGCGCACAGGCGCGCCGATTCGGCGCCGAGCTCCTGACCGCGCAGGAAGTCGTGGGGCTTCGGCGCGTGGATCCCTATCGCTTCGTGCGGCTCGCCGACGGCACCGAACTCTCCGCCTACGCCGTGGTGATCGCCACCGGAATGGGGGTGCGAACGCTGGACGCACCGGGTCTCCAGCCCCTTCACGGCCGCGGCGTCTACTACGGCGCCGCGATGACCGAGGCCAGCACCTATCGCGCGAAAGACATCGCGGTGGTGGGCGGCGCCAATTCCGCCGGCCAGGGAGCGCTGTTCTTCTCGCGTTACGTGCGCCGAGTCACCATGCTGGTGCGCGCGCCCGATCTCGCGCCGTCGATGTCGCGGTATCTGATCGACCGCATTCGAGCGGCGCCCAACATCGAGGTGCTGAACGGAGTGGAGGTCGCGGAAGCGCACGGCGACTCGAGGCTCGAATCGGTGACGATCCGCCTGGCGGACTCGGGGGAGACTCGCCGATTGGCGAGTTCGGCGCTCTTCATTTTCATCGGGGTTCAGCCGCACACCGCCGCCTTCGCGGGGACGCTCGAGCTGGATGACGCCGGCTTCATCCTCACCGGCGCCGATTTGCCGCGCGAGCACGGCCAGCCGCGCGGCTGGACACTCGAGCGCGCGCCGATGATGTTCGAGACCAGTGTTCCCGGCGTCTTCGCGGCGGGTGACGTTCGGGCCGGCGCCAATCGCCGCGTGGCGGCCGCGGTGGGCGAAGGCTCGGCGGCGATCTACTCCGTCCACCGCTACCTGCGAACCGTCTAG